The DNA sequence CCGCGATGCGATACCGTGAAATCCCGCCCGATGAACAGCGCGGGTGATTTTTTTGAACGCGCCGCCGCGGCGATAACCCTGTTCGCCGCCGCATCCGTGCAGCCGCAGACGAGGGGGCGGCGCGGCTTGATTATCCCCGCCTTTTCCGCCGCTATCTCCGCCACGCTGTTTCCCAATATCGCGGTATGCTCCAGCGATACGTTGGTGATGACCGACACATCGGGCGTTACCGCGTTGGTCGCGTCGAAGCGCCCCCCCATCCCCGTTTCCAGCACCGCCACGTCCACCCCGGCGCGGGCGAAAAGGCAAAAAGCCAGCGCGGTGCTCCACTCGAAGAAGGTGAGGTATCGCGGCGCGTCTTCCCGTTTCAGCGCCGCTTCATACGCGCGGCCCATCCACCGCAATGTTTCAAAAATCTCTTTTTGCGGGACGAACGCGCCGTCAATAAGAAAGCGTTCCCGGAAATCGCTCACGTGCGGGCTGTAATACGCGCCGGTTTTATACCCCGCCGCCGTGAGCGGCGCGGCGATCATCGCGGTGGTGGAGCCTTTGCCGTTGGTGCCGGCCACGTGGAAACAGGGGAACTTTTTGTGCGGGTTCCCCAGCGCGCGCAAAAGCCGTTTGGCGGGGGCCAGCGCCGG is a window from the Nitrospinota bacterium genome containing:
- a CDS encoding bifunctional folylpolyglutamate synthase/dihydrofolate synthase, which encodes MFAGKTYRQILKELYGMQRFGIRPALAPAKRLLRALGNPHKKFPCFHVAGTNGKGSTTAMIAAPLTAAGYKTGAYYSPHVSDFRERFLIDGAFVPQKEIFETLRWMGRAYEAALKREDAPRYLTFFEWSTALAFCLFARAGVDVAVLETGMGGRFDATNAVTPDVSVITNVSLEHTAILGNSVAEIAAEKAGIIKPRRPLVCGCTDAAANRVIAAAARSKKSPALFIGRDFTVSHRGLFTAADGTRLRLAPAMRGKFQLANAALAAQSLLTQRHFAVRPKQIESGVAAARLPGRFEAAWRGEKTIIHDVAHNPAAMKELVKNLRGAGVTKCDFLLGILDDKDFSAMLKILKPLADTIYCIKPDAKRGLDAGLLADAARAMGIKAVAAAPRRLPRILCVTGSFTTVEAGKKLFGR